A stretch of DNA from Nitrosopumilus zosterae:
ATTTATCCCAGTTGGCTGAAGCGTTAACCATTCCAACCTTGCCAAATTTGGTAAATATGGAATCCATAATTCCTTGATCATACAGCATTTGTGGAACTTCGAATATTGAATTTGCATCATGACATGATAAAACATCATTTGGTGTTACATTTGTAAACATTGCAATTTTCTTCTTTGTTTTTTCTTCTAACGGTAATGTGCATCTGACTGCTAAAAAATCCGGCTGAATACCAATTCTTCTGAGTTCTTGTACGCTGTGTTGCGTAGGTTTTGTTTTTTGTTCTCCTACAACATCTAATGATGGTGCTAATGTTACATGAACAAAGATTACTCCTTGTGGCCCTTCCTCCACTCTTAACTGTCTGAGTGCTTCCAAAAATGGTAGAGATTCAATATCTCCTACGGTTCCGCCACATTCTACAATCAAAAAATCAAGTTTTTCTTCTTCAGCAATCTTTCTGATTCTATTTTTTATCTCATCCGTTACATGAGGAATTATTTGTACGCATGCTCCTAGATATTCTCCCCTTCTTTCTGCCTCGATTACTGAAGAGTATACTTGCGCAGTAGTGATATTGTGACTTTTTGGAATATTCTGATTTAGGAATCTTTCATAATTTCCAATGTCCATATCGCATTCCCCTCCGTCTTCTGTTACAAAGACTTCTCCATGTGCAATTGGATTCATTGTCCCTGCATCATAGTTGAGATACGGATCTATCTTGATACATGATACTTTCTGGTCAGCTAATTGTAATAATTTTGCAATTGAGGAGGTAGTTACGCCCTTTCCCAGACCCGACATCACACCGCCTGTAACAAAAATGAACTTTGCCTGCACATTAATGAAACGAGCATCTGGTTTTTGTATGTTTTGTCGATCAAAACAGTTGAAATAT
This window harbors:
- the pyrG gene encoding glutamine hydrolyzing CTP synthase gives rise to the protein MQAKFIFVTGGVMSGLGKGVTTSSIAKLLQLADQKVSCIKIDPYLNYDAGTMNPIAHGEVFVTEDGGECDMDIGNYERFLNQNIPKSHNITTAQVYSSVIEAERRGEYLGACVQIIPHVTDEIKNRIRKIAEEEKLDFLIVECGGTVGDIESLPFLEALRQLRVEEGPQGVIFVHVTLAPSLDVVGEQKTKPTQHSVQELRRIGIQPDFLAVRCTLPLEEKTKKKIAMFTNVTPNDVLSCHDANSIFEVPQMLYDQGIMDSIFTKFGKVGMVNASANWDKWNEIAQNMVNHEDQKVKIAMVGKYVTLTDSYVSVNHALKHAGAKIGKSVDIDWIDSESISDYNILTKYDGILVPGGFGTRGSEEIINTANFAREKNIPYLGICFGFQLAAVAFGRNVLKLDDANSTEIKTDAKNPIVDLLPEQKDVSDMGGSLRLGANEIIIKENTKAHKIYNADSINKRHRHRYEINKKYIPEFEKNGLIFSAESDGGKRMEMLEIPSHRFYIGVQFHPEFNSRPGFPEEVFAAFVKAASEK